Proteins from a single region of bacterium:
- a CDS encoding arginine--tRNA ligase produces the protein MLINSLKEMLLRAIERWGRVPLDKVPSFEIMVPPSEKLGDYATNAAILLGKLLEEKPEKIAEELIPFMEKEEIIERCDVAKGGFMNFFLKGKILEKVVGTVLKEGDRFGFPDIGKGEKIQIEFVSANPTGPLSVAHGRGAVIGDVLSNLYSKLGFDVTREFYINDYGSQIDAFAKSIEARYFQLFGEDLPIPQDGYKGEYVRDLAEKIREEFGDSLLTLGEERMDLFKTKGVELMVDNHKKTLSRFGVNFHSWFKESSLHKSSKVKKAIDFLREKGLLYEMDDALWFRSTLFGDDKDRVLVRSDGTPTYFASDIAYHLNKHERGFSKVIDIWGPDHHGYVGRMLSAAKAMGFGENWLRILIFQVVRLVREGELIMMSKREGEFVTLDELIDEVGKDAARFFYLLRTIDSPLDFDMTLAVKQAPENPVYYVQYAHTRIVSILREAEKRGLELSSLSTSHLDLLKEERERALIKKLGEFPTLIQATYSSLEPYNIVRYSLELARIFHNFYEAHRVIVADDKDLTEARLNLMLATLQVLRNCLNILGVEAPERM, from the coding sequence ATGCTTATCAACAGTTTAAAGGAGATGTTGTTAAGGGCAATAGAGCGCTGGGGAAGGGTCCCCTTGGATAAGGTCCCTTCCTTTGAAATAATGGTTCCGCCGAGCGAGAAGTTGGGCGATTACGCAACAAACGCAGCCATATTATTGGGTAAATTATTGGAGGAAAAGCCGGAGAAAATAGCTGAAGAGCTAATCCCTTTTATGGAAAAAGAGGAAATAATAGAGAGATGTGATGTCGCAAAGGGAGGCTTTATGAACTTTTTCCTCAAGGGAAAGATACTGGAAAAAGTTGTGGGGACGGTTCTGAAAGAAGGGGATAGATTTGGATTCCCAGATATCGGGAAAGGAGAGAAAATACAAATTGAATTCGTGAGCGCGAATCCCACTGGTCCTTTGAGCGTTGCCCATGGAAGAGGAGCGGTGATTGGGGATGTTCTCTCAAATCTCTATTCCAAATTAGGATTTGATGTTACAAGGGAATTTTACATAAACGATTACGGCTCCCAAATAGATGCATTTGCAAAATCAATAGAGGCAAGATATTTCCAGCTCTTCGGAGAGGATTTACCAATTCCTCAGGATGGCTATAAGGGAGAATATGTGAGGGATTTAGCGGAGAAGATAAGAGAGGAGTTTGGGGATAGCCTTCTAACGCTTGGCGAAGAGAGAATGGATTTGTTTAAGACGAAGGGGGTGGAGTTGATGGTGGATAATCATAAGAAAACGCTCTCCCGTTTTGGCGTTAATTTCCACAGCTGGTTCAAGGAGAGTTCCCTTCATAAAAGTTCCAAAGTGAAAAAGGCGATTGATTTCTTAAGGGAAAAGGGGCTTCTCTACGAGATGGACGATGCTCTCTGGTTCCGTTCAACCCTTTTCGGAGATGACAAGGACAGGGTGCTTGTGCGCTCGGATGGAACTCCTACCTATTTCGCCTCGGATATAGCCTATCATTTGAATAAACACGAAAGAGGCTTCTCCAAAGTCATTGATATCTGGGGACCTGACCATCATGGATATGTTGGGCGTATGCTTTCAGCTGCTAAGGCAATGGGATTTGGTGAGAATTGGTTGAGGATTTTGATTTTCCAAGTGGTTAGGTTGGTGAGGGAAGGAGAACTGATAATGATGTCTAAGAGAGAGGGAGAATTCGTAACGCTTGACGAATTGATAGACGAGGTCGGAAAAGATGCAGCGAGGTTTTTCTATCTTCTTCGCACAATAGATTCGCCTCTGGACTTTGATATGACGCTTGCGGTGAAACAAGCGCCCGAGAATCCCGTTTACTATGTCCAATATGCCCATACGAGAATAGTCAGCATTTTAAGGGAGGCGGAAAAAAGAGGATTGGAGTTATCTTCTCTTTCCACCTCCCATCTTGATTTGCTCAAAGAGGAAAGAGAACGAGCTTTGATTAAAAAGCTAGGCGAATTTCCCACCCTCATTCAGGCAACTTATTCCTCCCTTGAGCCCTATAATATCGTCCGCTATTCCCTTGAGCTGGCGAGGATATTCCATAACTTTTATGAAGCCCACAGGGTAATAGTTGCCGATGATAAAGATTTAACTGAGGCACGCCTCAATCTTATGCTTGCAACCCTTCAGGTTTTGCGGAATTGTCTAAACATATTGGGAGTGGAAGCCCCGGAGAGAATGTAG
- the thiE gene encoding thiamine phosphate synthase, whose protein sequence is MKIKGLYVILENSLFAEEVLQGGCRIIQLRNKRASTLQLYEEAMKLRELTNRYNALLIINDRIDIALSCEADGVHLGKEDLPLPVARKLMGKRIIGFSVDNLEEALKAQSEGADYVSLGPIFPTTSKADAGQPVGLKELANVRHRIHIPLVAIGGLNRYNLIEVVKNGADAVAVISAVSQSPSPRQAVEELISLFNKAMEEFRMKVKIKFEKSKIEVEGELFDTKIGRALFDALPIRSEIDKWGKEIYFSTGVECQPENLQEKVELGDMGYWPPENAWCIFFGPTPISKEGEIIPDSPVEVFGKAIGDLKPLNKVKRGDTVIIEKL, encoded by the coding sequence ATGAAAATCAAGGGTCTTTATGTAATACTGGAGAATTCCCTTTTCGCTGAGGAAGTCCTCCAAGGCGGATGCCGAATCATTCAGCTGAGGAATAAGAGAGCATCCACACTCCAGCTCTATGAGGAGGCTATGAAGCTCAGAGAGCTAACAAACAGATACAATGCCCTCCTCATCATCAATGATAGGATTGACATAGCCCTCTCTTGCGAAGCTGATGGGGTCCATTTGGGGAAGGAAGATTTGCCCTTGCCTGTTGCGAGAAAGCTTATGGGGAAGAGGATAATCGGATTTTCTGTTGATAATCTTGAGGAAGCGTTGAAAGCACAAAGTGAAGGGGCGGATTATGTCTCGCTCGGACCAATCTTTCCCACGACAAGCAAAGCGGATGCTGGTCAGCCCGTTGGTTTGAAGGAATTGGCAAATGTTAGACATCGCATTCACATCCCGCTCGTTGCCATAGGTGGACTCAATAGATATAATTTAATTGAAGTAGTAAAGAATGGCGCTGACGCTGTGGCGGTCATCTCTGCTGTTTCCCAATCTCCTTCCCCCCGCCAAGCAGTTGAGGAGCTGATCAGCTTGTTTAATAAAGCAATGGAGGAATTCAGGATGAAGGTCAAAATAAAATTTGAGAAAAGCAAGATTGAGGTAGAGGGAGAGCTTTTTGACACCAAAATAGGGAGGGCGCTATTTGATGCCTTGCCCATTCGCTCTGAAATTGATAAATGGGGAAAAGAGATTTACTTCTCAACGGGAGTTGAATGCCAGCCTGAGAATCTGCAGGAAAAGGTTGAATTGGGCGATATGGGATATTGGCCGCCAGAAAACGCATGGTGTATATTCTTCGGTCCCACGCCCATAAGCAAGGAGGGAGAAATCATACCCGATAGCCCAGTTGAGGTGTTCGGGAAGGCAATCGGGGACCTTAAGCCCTTAAATAAGGTGAAAAGAGGAGATACTGTGATAATAGAAAAGCTTTAA
- the thiL gene encoding thiamine-phosphate kinase, with protein MNKKELGEIGEFKLIEKIRKRARTREGVIVGIGDDCAVLRVGDNANLLLTSDLLVEGVHFYPDVNPRYLGWKALAVSLSDISAMGGKPLFSLLSLSLPSHLSDKWLNDFLSGWEELADIFEVSLVGGDMSEGERIAIDSIVLGEAKSPILRSGAKVGDKIFVTGYLGDSSGGLLSLQGGLDFPSLINKHNKPFPRVMEGLEIGKIPGVHSMIDISDGLASDLKHICEESGKGALIFVEKIPLSPHLLSLCQSQNLSPLDFALFGGEDYELLFTGEAGIKEKISFPIYEIGEIIEEKGIWLVEEGKRRKLAREGFEHFRKRS; from the coding sequence ATGAATAAAAAAGAGCTCGGCGAAATCGGCGAGTTTAAGCTAATAGAGAAGATTAGAAAAAGGGCGCGAACAAGAGAAGGAGTTATTGTTGGGATTGGGGATGATTGCGCTGTTCTCAGGGTTGGCGATAACGCAAACCTCCTCCTCACTTCCGATTTGCTCGTTGAGGGGGTTCATTTTTACCCGGATGTTAACCCTCGTTATTTAGGGTGGAAAGCCCTCGCAGTTTCCCTAAGCGATATATCCGCAATGGGAGGAAAACCCCTCTTTTCCCTCCTCTCCCTTTCCCTTCCCTCTCATTTAAGCGATAAATGGCTGAACGATTTCCTCTCGGGCTGGGAGGAACTGGCGGACATCTTTGAGGTCTCCCTCGTGGGAGGAGATATGAGCGAGGGGGAAAGAATAGCGATAGATTCCATTGTCTTGGGGGAAGCCAAATCGCCCATCTTGAGAAGCGGAGCAAAGGTGGGAGATAAGATATTCGTAACGGGTTATCTCGGCGATTCATCGGGTGGTCTCTTGAGCCTCCAAGGGGGATTGGATTTTCCTTCCCTCATAAATAAGCATAATAAACCCTTCCCACGTGTGATGGAAGGATTGGAGATTGGAAAAATCCCGGGAGTCCACTCAATGATTGATATATCAGACGGATTGGCGAGCGACTTAAAACATATCTGTGAGGAGAGTGGAAAAGGCGCCCTAATTTTCGTAGAAAAAATCCCTCTTTCCCCACATTTGCTTTCCCTTTGCCAATCCCAAAACCTTTCCCCACTTGATTTCGCCCTTTTCGGCGGGGAGGACTACGAGCTCCTCTTCACAGGCGAAGCAGGGATAAAGGAAAAAATCAGCTTCCCAATTTACGAAATAGGGGAAATCATTGAGGAAAAGGGTATTTGGTTGGTGGAGGAAGGGAAAAGGAGGAAACTGGCAAGAGAAGGATTTGAACATTTTCGGAAAAGGAGTTAA
- a CDS encoding phosphoglycerate kinase codes for MEKKSVKDIDVAGKRVLMRVDFNVPLAEDGSILDDRRIRAAVPTIEYLLDKGAKLILVSHLGRPKGVDPALKMDNVARRLSEILGKPVLKLDSCVGPEVKEAVDKMKPGDIIMLENVRFYDGETKNDPEFARQLAELADIYVNDAFGTAHRAHASTVGVAQYLPAVAGFLMKKELEFLSKVISAPDKPFVVILGGAKVSDKIGVIDNLLDKADKLLIGGGMLFTFLKAKGYEIGKSLLDAEHLDYAKKVLEKAGDKIVLAEDVVVADKIAPDASYKVVPVDSIPPDWIGVDIGPKSVETFSNYIKEAKTIFWNGPMGIYEIEIFAEGTKGVAKAVAESPALSIVGGGDIAAALEELSYADKISHISTGGGASLEFIEGKELPGVAVLQDK; via the coding sequence ATGGAAAAGAAAAGCGTAAAGGATATTGATGTAGCGGGAAAAAGGGTTTTGATGAGGGTGGATTTCAATGTCCCATTGGCTGAGGACGGCTCAATTCTTGATGATAGGAGGATAAGGGCTGCTGTCCCCACAATAGAGTATCTATTGGATAAAGGGGCGAAGCTCATCCTCGTCTCCCATCTGGGGCGTCCGAAGGGTGTCGACCCCGCTTTAAAGATGGATAATGTAGCTCGCCGCCTCAGCGAGATTTTGGGGAAACCGGTTCTCAAGCTGGACAGCTGCGTCGGTCCCGAGGTCAAGGAAGCTGTGGATAAGATGAAGCCTGGCGACATAATAATGTTGGAGAATGTTCGCTTCTACGACGGAGAGACGAAGAACGACCCCGAATTCGCTCGCCAATTGGCTGAACTCGCCGATATCTATGTCAACGACGCCTTCGGGACAGCCCATAGAGCCCACGCTTCAACAGTAGGCGTTGCTCAATATCTTCCCGCCGTTGCGGGATTCCTTATGAAGAAGGAATTGGAGTTCCTGAGCAAGGTAATATCCGCTCCAGATAAGCCATTCGTGGTGATATTAGGAGGAGCAAAGGTAAGCGATAAAATCGGCGTTATTGACAATCTTCTGGATAAAGCCGATAAATTGCTAATCGGTGGAGGGATGCTCTTCACATTCCTCAAGGCTAAGGGTTACGAGATAGGCAAGAGCCTTCTTGACGCTGAGCATCTTGATTATGCGAAAAAAGTGTTAGAAAAAGCTGGTGATAAGATAGTTTTGGCGGAGGATGTGGTCGTTGCGGATAAAATCGCTCCCGATGCATCCTACAAGGTCGTCCCAGTTGACAGCATTCCTCCCGACTGGATTGGCGTTGATATAGGACCTAAAAGCGTGGAGACTTTCTCTAACTACATAAAGGAAGCAAAGACGATTTTCTGGAATGGACCGATGGGAATTTACGAGATTGAGATATTCGCTGAGGGAACAAAGGGAGTAGCGAAGGCTGTCGCGGAATCTCCCGCCCTCTCAATAGTTGGAGGTGGTGATATAGCCGCCGCTCTGGAGGAACTTTCCTATGCGGACAAAATCTCCCATATCTCAACGGGCGGAGGTGCATCATTAGAGTTCATAGAAGGGAAGGAACTGCCCGGCGTAGCCGTCTTACAGGATAAGTGA
- a CDS encoding DUF1385 domain-containing protein, whose amino-acid sequence MSIRSLIKNVEVVDAEAPLPTLLEKMGRDKALGVLEDGRLVGLIFEERVVSLVKLSELSHHLTARDLMITDIPIIREDTPIDFLAYFLDSHPYPAVPVIGIEGRFLGVIFKRDLMRYILGSFRPRTVGGMATPLGVYLTTGTLRAGASDLGLFLTGSVFAVFILIAIYLTDGLAYLVQLYTPLPLYAIKNSPPIGTFNPFDVIYYLMGAFELGLFLLFLRISPLAAYHGAEHKVVNTIEAGEPLELEVARRMPKEHPRCGTNLAVFLLLTFLIYEIFHSILLALVISLLSWRYLGMIVQKYITTKEPSDKYLLKAIEAGRELLQKFREAPYKPPSVLQRIFNMGLIHIIAGYSTVFTIYQLVLIMVR is encoded by the coding sequence ATGTCAATACGAAGCCTGATTAAAAATGTTGAAGTTGTTGATGCCGAAGCTCCTCTTCCCACCCTTTTGGAGAAAATGGGAAGGGATAAAGCCCTGGGAGTATTGGAGGATGGGAGATTGGTCGGTTTGATTTTTGAGGAGAGGGTCGTTTCCCTCGTTAAACTATCGGAACTTTCCCATCATTTAACCGCGAGGGATTTGATGATAACGGATATACCCATAATCAGGGAAGATACACCCATTGACTTTCTCGCTTATTTCTTAGATTCCCACCCATATCCCGCCGTGCCCGTTATTGGCATTGAGGGACGTTTCTTAGGCGTGATTTTCAAAAGGGATTTGATGAGGTATATACTTGGCTCGTTTAGACCGCGCACCGTTGGGGGAATGGCAACCCCCTTGGGCGTCTACCTCACGACGGGAACCCTTAGGGCAGGTGCGAGCGATTTAGGGCTTTTCTTAACCGGCTCAGTATTCGCTGTCTTCATCTTAATCGCTATATACTTAACCGATGGCTTGGCGTATCTTGTTCAGCTCTACACTCCCCTACCCTTATATGCTATAAAAAATTCTCCACCAATCGGCACTTTCAATCCATTTGATGTAATATATTATCTTATGGGAGCTTTCGAGCTCGGGCTTTTCCTTCTCTTTCTTCGCATTTCCCCCTTAGCAGCCTATCACGGAGCGGAACACAAGGTGGTAAATACAATTGAAGCGGGAGAGCCGTTGGAATTAGAAGTGGCCAGAAGGATGCCCAAGGAACATCCCCGCTGTGGAACCAATCTCGCCGTTTTCCTCCTTCTCACCTTTCTTATTTACGAAATCTTCCATAGCATACTCCTTGCGCTCGTCATCTCACTATTAAGTTGGCGGTATTTAGGGATGATTGTGCAGAAATATATCACCACAAAGGAACCTTCAGATAAATACCTCCTAAAAGCAATTGAGGCTGGTAGGGAATTACTACAAAAGTTTAGAGAAGCTCCCTATAAGCCTCCCAGTGTTCTCCAAAGGATATTCAATATGGGCTTAATCCATATAATAGCCGGATATAGCACGGTTTTCACGATATACCAATTGGTTCTCATTATGGTGAGGTGA
- the pyrF gene encoding orotidine-5'-phosphate decarboxylase, with protein MSFESPIIVALDLSERERAILYVEELKDLVAGFKVGLELIHFAGFRIIEEIRRRGGRVFYDGKFHDIPNTVARAAKACVSLGVWMFNIHSLGGREMMVETVKAVKEEGERLGVKPPLVLAVTILTSLDREGLREMGIDLEVDEMVGNLASLAKECGCDGVVCSPREIELVREKCGEDFLVVCPGIRWEEGVEDHRRFASPKWALDRGANYLVIGRPILRAESPRKTLFKILEEIRSI; from the coding sequence TTGAGTTTTGAGAGTCCCATTATAGTTGCGCTTGACCTCTCTGAGAGGGAGAGGGCAATCCTCTATGTGGAGGAGCTTAAGGATTTAGTGGCAGGATTCAAGGTCGGCTTGGAATTAATCCATTTTGCTGGTTTTAGGATTATTGAGGAGATAAGAAGGAGGGGAGGGAGGGTATTTTACGATGGGAAATTCCACGATATACCAAATACGGTAGCGCGAGCCGCTAAGGCTTGTGTTTCGCTCGGGGTTTGGATGTTCAACATCCATTCCCTTGGCGGTAGGGAGATGATGGTGGAAACAGTTAAAGCGGTGAAGGAAGAAGGGGAAAGGCTAGGCGTTAAACCGCCTTTGGTTTTGGCGGTTACGATATTGACGAGCTTGGATAGGGAGGGATTGAGGGAAATGGGTATAGACCTGGAAGTTGACGAGATGGTAGGCAATCTTGCTTCTTTAGCGAAGGAGTGTGGATGCGATGGAGTTGTTTGCTCACCGAGGGAGATAGAATTGGTGAGGGAGAAATGCGGCGAGGATTTCCTCGTTGTTTGTCCCGGCATCAGGTGGGAGGAAGGGGTGGAAGACCATAGACGCTTCGCCTCACCTAAGTGGGCGCTGGATAGAGGAGCTAATTACCTCGTCATCGGTCGTCCCATCCTACGGGCGGAATCGCCCCGTAAAACCTTGTTTAAAATATTGGAAGAGATAAGGTCTATTTAA
- the thiC gene encoding phosphomethylpyrimidine synthase ThiC, with the protein MTILEKARKGIITEEMIEVAKEEGVDAELIREKIASGRLVIPRNVLRKDSKIVGIGEGVRVKVNANIGTSPDIADISLEEKKLRSAVEAGADTVMDLSTGGDLKEIRRRIISKSPIPVGTVPIYEAAVETARKKGNIFDMSVDDIFRVVEEQAKEGVDFMTIHAGITLSTIERVRQQGRTTGIVSRGGAFLLCWMLQNKSENPFYEHFDDLLDILRQYDITISIGDALRPGSIADADDRAQFQETIIQGELVKRCWEAGVQAMVEGPGHIPLHLVEPTVKITKHLTNYAPLYLLGPLVVDIAAGYDHIASAIGAAVAALAGADFICYVTPSEHLALPTPEEVYEGVVAARIAASAADLARGLPSAIRRNEEMSKARYKLDWAKQLEYTIDKKKAKEVRENHGLSFSGACTMCGEFCAMKTVEEFLKLRVNE; encoded by the coding sequence ATGACGATACTTGAGAAGGCAAGAAAAGGAATTATCACGGAAGAGATGATAGAGGTCGCCAAGGAGGAGGGCGTTGATGCGGAGCTAATCAGGGAAAAGATAGCGAGTGGGCGTCTGGTGATTCCCAGAAATGTCCTAAGAAAGGATTCTAAAATAGTTGGAATTGGAGAGGGAGTGAGGGTTAAGGTCAATGCGAATATCGGCACTTCTCCAGACATAGCGGATATTTCCCTTGAGGAAAAGAAGCTCCGCTCCGCTGTTGAGGCGGGAGCGGATACTGTAATGGACTTATCAACCGGTGGTGATTTGAAGGAGATAAGGAGGAGAATTATATCCAAATCCCCTATTCCTGTGGGGACCGTCCCCATATATGAGGCGGCGGTGGAGACAGCACGAAAAAAGGGAAACATATTTGATATGAGTGTTGATGATATTTTCAGGGTAGTGGAGGAGCAAGCGAAAGAGGGAGTTGACTTTATGACCATTCACGCAGGGATAACCCTTTCCACGATTGAAAGAGTTCGCCAGCAGGGGAGGACAACTGGAATAGTGAGCAGGGGTGGAGCCTTCCTTCTTTGTTGGATGTTGCAAAACAAAAGCGAAAACCCATTTTATGAGCATTTTGACGATTTATTGGATATCCTCCGCCAATACGATATCACAATCAGCATTGGTGATGCTCTGAGACCCGGCTCAATAGCGGATGCAGATGATAGAGCTCAATTTCAGGAAACGATTATCCAGGGGGAATTGGTCAAGAGGTGTTGGGAAGCAGGAGTTCAGGCGATGGTAGAGGGTCCAGGGCATATCCCTCTTCACCTTGTTGAACCGACAGTAAAGATAACTAAACATCTCACCAACTATGCCCCCCTATACCTACTCGGTCCCTTGGTTGTTGATATCGCCGCTGGCTACGACCACATAGCCTCTGCTATAGGCGCTGCTGTGGCTGCCCTCGCGGGAGCGGATTTCATCTGCTATGTGACCCCCTCAGAACACCTTGCCCTACCCACTCCTGAGGAGGTATACGAGGGAGTAGTCGCAGCGAGGATTGCCGCGAGCGCGGCTGACCTTGCGAGGGGGCTTCCTTCGGCGATACGGAGAAACGAGGAGATGTCAAAGGCTCGCTACAAACTGGATTGGGCTAAGCAGCTTGAATACACGATAGATAAGAAGAAGGCGAAGGAGGTAAGGGAAAATCACGGGCTATCCTTCTCCGGTGCCTGCACGATGTGTGGCGAGTTCTGCGCCATGAAAACAGTGGAAGAATTTCTTAAATTGAGGGTAAATGAATAA
- a CDS encoding triose-phosphate isomerase → MRRHLMAGNWKLYNVTTEECEKEAKGIAEAAKDADCEVVLCPPFPFLPIVRKAIEGTNVKLGAQGVFWEERGGFTSQVSPLSLKDLGCEYVIIGHSETRGRFGVGSVKEEFLSYFSESDETVNLKVLAALKVGLKPIICVGETISERKAGRQDEVVSYQVERALANVGDIEGVVIAYEPVWAIGTGEFCDPDEANRIIGLIRNKVRELFGDKAEEMRILYGGSVDPGNIKSFMEKEEIDGALVGRASAKAESFGKIIKYR, encoded by the coding sequence ATGCGAAGACATTTAATGGCAGGTAACTGGAAGCTTTACAATGTAACAACTGAGGAGTGCGAAAAAGAAGCGAAGGGGATAGCGGAAGCGGCAAAAGATGCTGATTGCGAAGTCGTTCTCTGCCCGCCATTCCCCTTCCTACCGATAGTTAGGAAGGCAATAGAGGGAACGAATGTTAAGCTGGGTGCTCAGGGAGTCTTCTGGGAGGAGAGGGGAGGTTTCACCTCCCAGGTCTCTCCCCTGAGTCTAAAGGATTTAGGTTGTGAATATGTGATAATAGGGCATTCTGAGACGAGGGGAAGGTTCGGTGTTGGCAGCGTCAAAGAAGAGTTCCTTTCCTATTTCAGCGAGAGCGATGAGACGGTGAATTTGAAGGTTTTAGCAGCTTTAAAGGTGGGATTGAAGCCGATAATCTGCGTTGGCGAGACGATTTCGGAGAGGAAAGCGGGAAGGCAGGATGAGGTAGTTAGCTACCAAGTGGAAAGAGCTCTCGCTAATGTTGGAGATATAGAGGGGGTAGTTATAGCTTATGAGCCCGTTTGGGCGATAGGGACGGGAGAGTTTTGTGACCCTGACGAGGCGAACAGGATAATTGGGTTGATAAGGAATAAAGTGAGGGAGTTATTCGGGGATAAGGCTGAGGAGATGCGAATTCTTTATGGCGGGAGTGTGGACCCTGGCAATATAAAGAGCTTTATGGAGAAGGAGGAGATAGACGGAGCGTTAGTTGGGAGGGCTTCGGCGAAGGCGGAGAGCTTTGGAAAGATAATAAAATACAGATAA
- the gap gene encoding type I glyceraldehyde-3-phosphate dehydrogenase, translating into MATRVAINGFGRVGRQVLKAMLENYPDKFDVVAVNDLADAETNAHLFKYDSNYGRFPGTVEVKDGQLVINGREIKVFAEKDPANLPWKDLGVEIVIESTGVFTDALKAKAHIDAGAKKVIITAPAKNEDATLVMGVNHETYDPEKHHIVSNASCTTNCLAPVCKVLNDKFTIVKGLMTTVHAYTNDQRILDLVHRDLRRARAAALSIIPTTTGAAKAIHLVIPELKGKMHGIALRVPTSTVSIVDLTVEVARETTVEEVNAAFKEAAETYLKPYLVYCEEPLVSIDFKGDPASAIFDSLSTTVIGGNMVKVLAWYDNEWGYSCRVADLAAYMVDKGI; encoded by the coding sequence ATGGCAACTAGAGTAGCAATTAACGGTTTCGGCAGAGTAGGAAGACAGGTGCTCAAAGCGATGTTGGAAAACTACCCGGACAAGTTCGATGTCGTTGCGGTTAACGACCTCGCTGATGCGGAGACAAACGCTCACCTCTTCAAGTACGATTCCAACTACGGTCGCTTCCCTGGAACAGTTGAGGTTAAGGATGGGCAGTTGGTCATCAACGGGAGGGAGATAAAGGTCTTCGCCGAAAAAGACCCCGCAAACCTTCCCTGGAAGGATTTGGGCGTTGAGATAGTCATTGAATCAACTGGCGTCTTTACCGATGCATTGAAGGCTAAGGCTCACATTGATGCGGGTGCGAAGAAGGTCATAATAACAGCTCCCGCCAAGAACGAGGACGCTACTTTGGTTATGGGTGTTAATCACGAGACATACGACCCTGAGAAGCATCACATCGTCTCCAATGCTTCCTGCACGACGAACTGCCTTGCCCCTGTTTGCAAGGTTCTCAACGATAAGTTCACAATAGTAAAGGGTTTGATGACCACCGTCCACGCCTATACAAACGACCAGCGCATCTTGGACCTCGTTCACAGGGACCTGCGCAGGGCGAGGGCGGCCGCTCTCTCAATCATCCCCACAACAACTGGCGCAGCAAAGGCGATTCATCTCGTTATTCCCGAGCTGAAGGGCAAGATGCACGGCATAGCCTTGCGAGTTCCCACCTCCACTGTCTCAATCGTTGACCTCACAGTTGAGGTGGCAAGAGAGACCACCGTTGAGGAAGTCAACGCCGCCTTCAAGGAAGCCGCTGAAACCTATTTGAAGCCTTATCTCGTTTATTGCGAGGAGCCCCTAGTTTCCATTGATTTCAAGGGAGACCCTGCCTCTGCCATCTTTGATTCTCTCTCAACGACGGTTATTGGAGGAAATATGGTTAAGGTTCTCGCTTGGTATGACAACGAGTGGGGCTATTCCTGCCGAGTAGCTGACCTCGCCGCATACATGGTGGATAAGGGAATTTAG
- a CDS encoding sigma-70 family RNA polymerase sigma factor, whose amino-acid sequence MRAYDFLKEKYDLSDDLAGELAKELEGKEEGKWDYHCIKWLIERFGKKEGWDYIHNRCFRIIRGIVKRLLSGDGAITEDREDFEMEIEWELYKCIEKYKGEGSLGRYIYAIGKRIRKKIIRVRNVVYGGFMDEYGDDEEDGEDLWDERESLRGAISLLPKDLRELFLYRSQGYLWKEIANFLQCPEGTVRRRFCEVKRQLRKFLK is encoded by the coding sequence ATGAGGGCTTATGATTTTCTCAAAGAGAAATACGATTTGAGCGATGATTTAGCGGGTGAGCTTGCGAAAGAGCTTGAGGGGAAGGAGGAGGGGAAATGGGATTACCATTGCATAAAATGGTTAATAGAAAGGTTTGGGAAGAAGGAAGGTTGGGATTACATCCATAATAGATGTTTCAGGATAATAAGGGGAATAGTGAAGAGGCTATTGAGTGGGGATGGAGCGATTACGGAGGATAGGGAGGATTTTGAGATGGAGATAGAGTGGGAGCTTTACAAGTGCATAGAGAAATACAAGGGAGAAGGAAGTTTGGGAAGATATATCTATGCTATAGGAAAGAGGATTAGGAAGAAAATTATAAGGGTAAGGAATGTGGTTTATGGAGGGTTTATGGATGAATATGGAGATGATGAGGAAGATGGAGAGGATTTGTGGGATGAAAGGGAGAGCTTGAGGGGGGCTATCTCCCTACTTCCCAAGGATTTGAGGGAGCTTTTCCTATATCGTTCGCAGGGATATCTATGGAAGGAGATAGCGAACTTCCTCCAATGCCCAGAGGGAACGGTTAGAAGAAGATTTTGCGAGGTGAAAAGACAGCTCCGCAAATTTTTGAAATAA